Proteins encoded within one genomic window of Actinomycetota bacterium:
- a CDS encoding NAD(P)/FAD-dependent oxidoreductase — translation MNDVLVAGAGPVGLAVAIAAAQAGLQVQVVDPRTTPIDKACGEGLMPEALDRLARLGIDPEGRDFTGIRYIAPGHAALAHFSSGPGRGVRRTVLQAQMQARAEQLGVCFAKGRITELVQGSDSVEVQGFSARYLVGADGLHSQVRSALHIPTTTGPRHRFGIRQHFAVQPWADVVEVYWLPDAELYVTPIDDSTVGVAVLGAAPLDLDDAIARVPALAWRLNLAARVSSPRGAGPMHVHVAQKRVGRALLVGDASGYVDALTGEGLRVGFAQAHAAVACIVANELGGYEREWKRITRSYRILTSSLLLAARNKRMRGTIVPVAQMLPRMFSQIVNLL, via the coding sequence GTGAACGACGTTCTTGTCGCTGGCGCTGGCCCTGTTGGACTTGCTGTGGCGATAGCGGCCGCACAAGCCGGGCTTCAGGTGCAAGTCGTCGACCCGCGCACCACTCCGATTGACAAGGCTTGTGGCGAAGGTTTGATGCCAGAGGCATTGGATCGACTTGCTCGACTCGGGATTGATCCAGAAGGTAGAGATTTCACGGGCATTCGCTATATCGCTCCGGGTCACGCTGCTCTCGCCCATTTTTCGTCCGGCCCGGGCAGGGGAGTGCGCCGAACGGTCTTGCAAGCCCAGATGCAAGCGCGCGCAGAGCAACTTGGCGTGTGCTTCGCCAAAGGAAGAATCACCGAGCTTGTCCAGGGCTCCGATTCAGTGGAAGTTCAAGGCTTCTCCGCTCGGTACTTGGTCGGAGCTGATGGTCTGCATTCGCAAGTCCGCTCTGCTCTGCACATTCCGACAACAACCGGGCCGAGGCATCGCTTCGGTATTCGACAGCATTTCGCCGTCCAGCCATGGGCTGATGTGGTGGAGGTCTACTGGTTACCTGACGCCGAGCTCTACGTCACGCCTATTGATGACAGCACCGTGGGAGTTGCGGTGCTCGGCGCTGCGCCTCTCGATCTTGACGATGCGATTGCGCGCGTACCTGCGCTCGCTTGGCGTCTGAATCTGGCTGCCCGCGTGAGCTCCCCGCGTGGCGCCGGGCCGATGCACGTGCACGTTGCGCAAAAGCGTGTAGGCCGGGCACTACTCGTTGGCGATGCAAGCGGTTATGTCGATGCACTCACTGGTGAGGGTCTGCGCGTTGGCTTCGCGCAAGCGCACGCTGCCGTGGCATGCATCGTGGCGAACGAACTTGGCGGCTACGAACGAGAGTGGAAGCGCATCACGCGTTCCTATCGAATACTGACGTCGTCGCTCCTCTTAGCAGCGCGGAATAAACGAATGCGAGGAACCATCGTTCCTGTTGCACAAATGTTGCCGCGAATGTTTTCGCAGATTGTGAACCTCCTATGA
- a CDS encoding DUF2207 domain-containing protein, which translates to MMRNCARIGGALLAVAIGVGFASAAQAAESINSYDVVATVQPNSVVDFKETINYDFSNTPNKHGIYRDLVVADEDSTGRTRLYDVRVLGVRVDGFLASYTLSDESNVLRIRIGDANTEVTGAHTYVITYSVAHALRVITKSDVADPQAPPGLAVGDVELFWDLIDNNFDVPITSAKASVAGPASPIASRCLLGSFGSTKTCPLAVNGQTVDLGPSPVANGEFLTTAIDYPAAAFTVKPVEVFEPEQPIGLAMIIGAVLFLALLIVPIVLAIRWRRGDKGVAVNATPVQFEPPDRLSAVEMAAAWKGDNASMRPRAMVAALTDLAARGQVVIADADHLTVALVPQAAVKVQAWEAMLLDQIFAAGSPASLGSYNAELADVWGTEFSGLVGAAEAAGRRNAEGGTPDRRWNWMFLVAAVGVALFIASIAFKSPPVTVVAVCIVIGSILGGAIARAITPRRETEASARFLMLTLGFRRLLETDASAARREFAQRLGLPAGAILATMLPYAVVFSLEQSWVGAFPDLTPEELQATGFNVLTIAAMSSLVSSASHSASSSLTAPSSGSGSGGGAGGGGGGGGGGSW; encoded by the coding sequence ATGATGAGGAATTGTGCGCGGATCGGCGGGGCTCTGCTTGCTGTGGCGATCGGAGTTGGATTCGCCAGTGCTGCGCAAGCGGCCGAGTCGATCAACTCATATGACGTCGTAGCCACCGTCCAACCCAACTCAGTCGTGGATTTCAAAGAGACCATCAACTACGACTTCTCAAACACCCCGAATAAGCACGGGATCTATCGAGATCTCGTTGTCGCCGATGAGGACAGCACTGGTCGCACGCGCCTGTACGACGTCAGAGTTCTTGGAGTCAGGGTCGATGGATTTCTAGCAAGCTACACACTGAGTGACGAATCAAACGTGCTACGGATTCGCATTGGTGATGCCAACACGGAGGTGACTGGCGCGCATACCTACGTGATCACCTATTCGGTAGCTCACGCGCTTCGCGTGATCACCAAGTCTGATGTTGCCGACCCACAAGCACCTCCAGGTCTCGCCGTTGGAGATGTCGAACTCTTCTGGGACCTGATCGACAACAACTTTGATGTGCCGATCACCAGCGCAAAGGCGAGCGTTGCTGGCCCGGCGAGTCCCATTGCTTCTCGATGTCTGCTGGGCTCCTTTGGCTCCACCAAGACTTGTCCTCTTGCAGTCAATGGTCAGACAGTCGATCTCGGACCAAGTCCCGTCGCCAATGGTGAATTCCTCACTACTGCCATCGACTATCCAGCAGCTGCCTTCACAGTAAAGCCGGTAGAAGTCTTTGAACCCGAGCAGCCAATTGGGCTCGCAATGATTATCGGCGCGGTGCTGTTTCTTGCGCTGTTGATTGTGCCCATCGTGCTCGCCATCCGCTGGCGCCGCGGTGACAAGGGCGTGGCCGTCAACGCCACGCCCGTGCAATTTGAACCACCAGATCGCCTGAGCGCAGTGGAAATGGCAGCAGCATGGAAGGGCGACAACGCTTCCATGCGCCCACGGGCCATGGTCGCCGCGCTCACTGATCTTGCCGCACGCGGACAGGTAGTCATAGCTGACGCTGATCACCTCACGGTCGCACTCGTGCCACAGGCAGCCGTCAAGGTGCAGGCCTGGGAAGCAATGCTGCTGGATCAGATCTTCGCTGCTGGATCCCCAGCAAGCTTGGGTTCATACAACGCCGAATTGGCAGACGTGTGGGGCACTGAATTCTCAGGCTTAGTCGGCGCTGCTGAAGCCGCCGGGCGCCGCAATGCCGAAGGGGGCACACCTGACCGACGTTGGAATTGGATGTTCCTTGTCGCGGCGGTTGGAGTGGCCTTGTTTATTGCTTCGATCGCGTTCAAATCACCGCCCGTGACCGTCGTGGCGGTGTGCATCGTCATCGGTTCGATCCTTGGTGGCGCTATCGCGCGCGCCATCACTCCGCGACGGGAAACCGAAGCTTCGGCACGATTCCTCATGCTTACTCTTGGGTTTCGAAGGCTGCTTGAGACAGATGCATCAGCCGCGCGTCGGGAATTCGCCCAGCGGCTGGGGCTACCGGCCGGTGCCATTTTGGCCACGATGCTGCCGTATGCCGTGGTCTTCTCTCTTGAGCAGTCCTGGGTCGGCGCCTTCCCTGATCTCACCCCGGAAGAACTTCAAGCCACAGGATTCAATGTCCTGACGATTGCTGCCATGAGCTCACTGGTCAGCAGCGCATCGCATTCGGCATCAAGCTCGCTCACAGCCCCAAGCAGCGGTTCTGGTTCAGGCGGAGGGGCCGGCGGCGGCGGCGGAGGTGGCGGCGGCGGCTCCTGGTAA
- a CDS encoding SDR family NAD(P)-dependent oxidoreductase, translated as MTSSFSAASTTDEVLEGVDLTGQRFLVTGVSAGLGVETTRTLLAHGATVVGTARDLTKADRALESVREFIQPGASLEVIEVDLASLASVRRGAEQLLAKGEKFDVVIANAGVMACPYGTTEDGFETQFGTNHLGHFVFVNRVLPLIKSPGRIVLLSSAAHRRADVNLEDPGFVTTPYDPWMAYGRSKTANVLFGVALDSRLRDQGIRAAALHPGGIQTELGRHVTPELIATMRAAATPAGAPQMQFKTVPQGAATTVWAACVASPDEIGGKFLEDCNVASVNQTDSLGGVKAYALNPDTADELWILSERMVDETFSFNR; from the coding sequence ATGACTTCATCATTTTCAGCTGCATCGACGACCGACGAAGTCCTCGAAGGAGTCGATCTGACTGGCCAGCGCTTCCTGGTCACCGGCGTTTCGGCGGGCCTAGGGGTCGAGACGACTCGCACCCTGCTCGCTCACGGTGCAACCGTCGTTGGAACCGCCCGCGATTTGACCAAAGCCGACCGCGCACTGGAATCTGTCCGCGAATTCATTCAACCCGGAGCATCACTTGAGGTGATTGAGGTCGATCTCGCTTCGCTCGCAAGTGTCCGTCGCGGCGCCGAGCAACTACTCGCAAAGGGCGAGAAATTTGATGTGGTAATTGCCAACGCAGGGGTTATGGCCTGCCCCTATGGCACCACGGAGGATGGCTTCGAGACGCAGTTCGGCACCAACCACCTCGGACACTTCGTGTTCGTGAACCGCGTCCTGCCGCTCATCAAATCGCCGGGGCGCATCGTGCTGCTTTCTTCAGCCGCTCATCGTCGTGCAGACGTCAACCTGGAAGATCCTGGCTTTGTAACGACTCCATACGATCCCTGGATGGCTTATGGCCGGTCCAAGACAGCCAACGTCCTGTTCGGAGTCGCCCTTGACAGCCGCTTGCGCGATCAGGGCATCCGAGCGGCTGCCTTGCATCCGGGCGGCATCCAGACTGAACTCGGTCGCCACGTGACCCCCGAACTCATTGCCACAATGCGTGCTGCTGCTACCCCGGCCGGGGCGCCTCAAATGCAATTCAAGACTGTCCCGCAAGGTGCGGCGACAACGGTGTGGGCAGCGTGTGTTGCTTCGCCGGATGAGATTGGCGGAAAGTTTCTAGAGGATTGCAATGTGGCCAGCGTCAATCAGACAGATTCATTAGGTGGAGTCAAGGCTTATGCCCTCAATCCTGACACCGCCGACGAGCTGTGGATCTTGAGCGAGCGAATGGTCGACGAGACCTTCTCGTTCAATCGCTAG
- a CDS encoding thioesterase family protein, which produces MPDSLELLELTQVGERRYLAPMPAGSQEGRDVIFGGQLLAQMIMAASLDPTDPKHVNSIHTIFARAGTYEQPLHFEVEDIHNGRTYGSKIISALQGERLLSKSMILMTADEPDFIAHNPTIPAGVLSPEASRESEPGVTFPGAELRYASPVHALANGVPVMSFWTRMPVPVRSLAASQAVLAWSTNGWLIGLALEAHGDVANLSDAHRSISTGVISHTINFHREIDAGSWTLINQEASFAGKGRIAGQGTVFNEKRELLATFSQNSMTKIVDQEGVGIGTRSRM; this is translated from the coding sequence GTGCCCGACTCTCTTGAATTGCTGGAACTCACCCAAGTCGGTGAAAGGCGATATCTGGCTCCCATGCCTGCTGGTTCACAAGAAGGCAGAGATGTCATCTTCGGTGGGCAACTGCTTGCGCAGATGATCATGGCCGCAAGTCTTGATCCAACCGACCCCAAGCATGTCAACTCCATTCACACGATCTTCGCCCGCGCAGGTACCTACGAGCAGCCGCTGCACTTCGAGGTAGAAGACATCCACAATGGGCGTACGTACGGCAGCAAGATCATCAGCGCATTGCAGGGAGAACGCCTGCTTTCAAAGTCCATGATCCTGATGACAGCAGATGAACCTGACTTCATCGCTCACAATCCAACTATTCCGGCGGGCGTGCTTAGTCCAGAGGCATCACGAGAGTCCGAACCAGGAGTGACTTTCCCTGGAGCAGAACTTCGTTATGCAAGCCCGGTCCATGCCTTGGCCAATGGGGTGCCGGTCATGTCATTCTGGACTCGCATGCCGGTACCCGTGCGATCACTCGCCGCGAGCCAAGCCGTGCTTGCTTGGTCGACCAATGGTTGGCTGATCGGCTTAGCCCTGGAGGCGCATGGTGATGTTGCGAATCTGAGCGATGCGCATCGCTCGATCTCAACTGGCGTGATCTCTCATACGATCAACTTCCATCGCGAAATTGACGCAGGATCCTGGACGCTGATCAATCAAGAAGCCAGCTTCGCGGGCAAGGGCCGCATCGCTGGCCAAGGCACTGTCTTCAACGAGAAGCGTGAATTACTCGCGACCTTCTCGCAGAACAGCATGACCAAGATTGTTGATCAAGAAGGCGTGGGGATTGGTACGCGCTCGCGCATGTAA
- a CDS encoding isoprenylcysteine carboxylmethyltransferase family protein → MIGYWAFTVLIVLVAIERVVELRVSKCNLDWSFAHGGIEFGRTHYPFMVVLHAFLLAGSLIEVWVWQKPLVAALSWSMFVVVIAAQGLRWWCIRTLGQRWNTLVVVIPGLPRVTAGPYRLISHPNYVAVVIEGIALPLVGFAWVTALIFTLLNLPLLYVRLRVENQALASLPAAAM, encoded by the coding sequence ATGATCGGCTACTGGGCCTTCACGGTGCTGATCGTGCTCGTGGCTATTGAACGGGTCGTTGAACTTCGAGTCTCCAAGTGCAATCTCGACTGGAGTTTTGCGCACGGCGGGATTGAATTTGGTCGAACGCACTACCCGTTCATGGTTGTGCTCCACGCGTTTCTGCTCGCTGGTTCCTTGATTGAGGTGTGGGTCTGGCAGAAGCCCCTGGTCGCTGCTCTGTCATGGAGCATGTTCGTCGTAGTGATCGCAGCACAGGGCTTGCGCTGGTGGTGTATAAGGACATTGGGCCAGCGCTGGAACACTCTTGTAGTCGTCATCCCGGGGCTTCCTCGGGTGACCGCTGGTCCCTATCGACTTATCAGTCATCCGAATTACGTGGCAGTCGTGATCGAGGGGATCGCTCTTCCGCTCGTTGGATTCGCTTGGGTGACGGCATTGATCTTCACTCTGCTCAACTTGCCACTGCTATATGTGCGATTACGAGTTGAGAATCAGGCGCTTGCGTCGTTGCCTGCGGCCGCGATGTGA
- a CDS encoding ABC transporter substrate-binding protein codes for MNASTRKRNTKAAALVAGLSAAMLLAACSSSNPSAIDSTVSPSGLECSAVPGVSATQVKVGIVFPNSGAAAPTFAEFDKAAQLRFEQENAKGGVNGRQIVTTVYDDMSDGSRQSTVATKAIDQDQMYGLLHASQADTMFTMLHEKNVPVVGLAIQPAYSVDPNVFGVFGVYNSGFASTSTPLRMKEAGSTSVAIVGHNSPGATASAKGMEVAVPEVGMKVGTTILDMPFGAFDATSMALKIKNSGADGVDSISLVDSAISLLQALDQQGVPMKAKMMSLIVPPDVVAKTGNVLEGVLAATSGTKPLTLDDPAVTAYVDAMNAAGLNTETSFASVGYVAADLFIRGLQEAGPCAYRADFVTNLRAVTNYDGAGLSIAPVSFAPGLTPNGDPSKCQWFLEVKHGKFVPDPAATCGDLIPLS; via the coding sequence GTGAACGCATCCACACGCAAGCGGAACACCAAAGCCGCAGCACTCGTTGCTGGATTGAGTGCCGCGATGCTTCTTGCAGCATGTAGCAGTTCCAACCCGTCCGCCATCGATTCGACAGTGAGTCCAAGCGGCCTTGAATGCTCAGCTGTTCCCGGCGTCAGCGCAACCCAAGTGAAGGTTGGCATTGTGTTCCCGAATTCTGGAGCCGCTGCACCTACCTTTGCCGAGTTCGACAAGGCAGCCCAACTGCGCTTCGAACAGGAAAACGCCAAAGGCGGAGTCAATGGGCGACAGATTGTCACAACCGTGTACGACGACATGAGCGATGGCTCGCGCCAATCCACAGTTGCAACCAAAGCGATTGACCAAGACCAGATGTATGGACTGCTCCACGCATCTCAGGCCGACACCATGTTCACCATGCTGCACGAGAAGAATGTCCCAGTTGTCGGTCTGGCAATTCAGCCGGCGTACTCCGTTGACCCAAACGTCTTCGGAGTTTTCGGCGTCTACAACTCGGGCTTTGCGTCAACGAGCACTCCCCTGCGCATGAAGGAAGCAGGCAGCACGAGCGTCGCAATCGTTGGTCACAACTCACCGGGTGCAACTGCCTCAGCAAAGGGCATGGAAGTCGCGGTGCCTGAGGTCGGCATGAAGGTTGGCACGACAATCTTGGACATGCCGTTTGGAGCATTCGATGCCACATCTATGGCCTTGAAGATCAAGAATTCAGGTGCAGATGGCGTCGATTCGATCTCACTGGTTGATTCGGCGATCTCCTTGCTGCAAGCCCTCGACCAACAGGGAGTGCCGATGAAGGCGAAGATGATGTCGCTCATCGTGCCGCCTGACGTTGTCGCCAAGACTGGCAATGTTCTTGAAGGTGTACTTGCTGCCACGTCCGGGACCAAGCCACTGACTCTTGATGATCCAGCCGTCACCGCGTACGTAGATGCGATGAATGCAGCGGGTTTGAATACTGAGACCTCATTCGCTTCAGTGGGTTACGTGGCCGCGGACCTCTTCATTCGAGGGCTGCAAGAAGCCGGTCCCTGCGCCTACCGCGCTGACTTCGTGACGAATCTGCGAGCCGTCACGAACTACGACGGTGCTGGGCTCAGCATTGCTCCGGTCTCCTTCGCACCTGGGCTGACCCCCAATGGCGATCCCTCCAAGTGCCAGTGGTTCTTGGAGGTCAAGCACGGCAAGTTCGTGCCTGACCCTGCAGCTACCTGTGGCGATCTGATCCCACTTTCCTAG
- a CDS encoding type III polyketide synthase, with amino-acid sequence MSVIAAVHCELAANRYPQSEITAAFADVVSPSGEHRPLIERIHRATSIEYRNLALPLEAYAQLAGFGEANDAFIRVALEVGQAAIDGALLEAGLSASDIDLVMSTSVTGIATPSLDARLVSRVGFRPDIKRLPIFGLGCVAGASGIARMHDYLLGHPDEIALLLSVELCSLTVQRDDYSMPNVVASGLFGDGAAAVILVGSNRAASLGLTGPRVLASQSRLYPDTERTMGWDISEHGFRIVLSAGVGDVISQYLREDVDSFLSRHDLKIDDVSRWVSHPGGPRVLRAMESTLGLHSGELDVTWRSLAAIGNLSSASVLHVLRDTMQGTGMDKPPAGTPGVVMAMGPGFCAELVLLEW; translated from the coding sequence GTGAGCGTCATCGCGGCGGTCCATTGCGAACTCGCAGCCAATCGTTACCCGCAATCTGAGATCACGGCGGCGTTTGCAGACGTGGTCTCGCCATCAGGTGAGCACCGACCACTTATCGAGCGGATACACCGAGCTACGAGCATCGAATATCGCAATCTGGCACTTCCTCTGGAGGCCTATGCGCAGTTGGCTGGCTTCGGCGAGGCCAATGACGCCTTCATTCGCGTTGCTTTGGAGGTCGGGCAGGCCGCAATCGATGGAGCACTGCTCGAGGCAGGGCTGTCAGCAAGCGACATCGACCTTGTGATGTCCACATCGGTCACTGGCATTGCTACTCCCTCCCTAGATGCGCGGTTGGTGTCTCGTGTTGGATTTCGGCCTGATATCAAGCGCTTGCCAATCTTCGGCCTCGGCTGTGTTGCTGGCGCTTCGGGTATTGCTCGGATGCACGACTATCTATTGGGACATCCAGACGAGATTGCCTTGTTGCTCTCTGTGGAACTGTGTTCGCTCACAGTGCAACGCGACGACTATTCAATGCCGAATGTCGTAGCAAGTGGCTTGTTCGGCGACGGTGCGGCCGCAGTCATTTTGGTTGGTTCGAATCGGGCAGCCAGTCTTGGACTGACCGGCCCGCGGGTGCTCGCCTCGCAGAGTCGGCTATATCCCGATACCGAACGAACGATGGGCTGGGATATCAGTGAGCATGGTTTTCGCATTGTTCTGTCAGCTGGAGTTGGTGACGTCATAAGCCAGTACCTCCGTGAGGATGTTGACAGCTTTCTCTCAAGGCATGATTTGAAGATTGACGATGTCTCGCGCTGGGTGAGTCACCCCGGCGGACCACGCGTCTTGCGAGCAATGGAATCGACATTGGGTTTGCATTCAGGAGAACTCGATGTCACTTGGCGTTCATTGGCGGCCATCGGCAATCTGTCGTCCGCTTCAGTCCTGCATGTACTGCGCGACACCATGCAGGGCACTGGGATGGATAAGCCCCCTGCTGGAACGCCTGGAGTTGTCATGGCCATGGGGCCGGGCTTCTGCGCTGAGTTAGTGCTGCTCGAATGGTGA
- a CDS encoding FAD-dependent oxidoreductase, which translates to MTSNFVIVGGGLAGAKAAEALRASGFDGGITILSKESHLPYERPPLSKGYLMGRDSRESVFVHPMEWYAENEVELKRESEVVGVDAQAHIVTLSDGSTQLYDKLLIATGSIPRKLSIPGADLAGVFYLREIDDSEAIKSAFSLSKSVIVIGAGWIGLETAAAARAAGLDVTILEAASLPLVRILGEQVAQVFADLHRKNGVDLRLEVSVDEILGRQGRVTGVRLGDGSEISADMVIVGVGILPDTALAESAGLDTDNGILVDEHLRTSDADIFAAGDVANAFNPRIGSHIRVEHWANALNMPAVAALGMMGQEASYDRLPYFYSDQYDLGLEYVGYTAPGEFDEVVIRGDLDSGAFIAFWLREGRIQAGMNVNIWDVVDPIRELIQRGTPVDSAALSDEQVELDSL; encoded by the coding sequence ATGACTTCCAATTTTGTAATCGTCGGGGGCGGCTTGGCAGGAGCCAAGGCCGCTGAAGCTCTACGGGCCAGTGGCTTCGATGGCGGCATCACCATTCTGAGCAAAGAGTCGCATCTTCCATACGAGCGCCCGCCGCTCTCCAAGGGCTATTTGATGGGCAGGGACTCGCGCGAGAGCGTCTTCGTTCACCCAATGGAGTGGTACGCAGAAAACGAAGTTGAGCTGAAGCGGGAGTCAGAGGTCGTGGGAGTCGATGCGCAAGCCCACATCGTCACCTTGAGCGATGGCTCGACGCAGTTGTATGACAAATTACTGATCGCCACTGGTTCGATCCCGCGCAAACTGAGTATCCCGGGTGCCGATCTAGCAGGAGTGTTCTACCTGCGGGAGATTGATGACAGCGAGGCCATCAAGTCTGCCTTCTCCTTGTCCAAGAGCGTGATTGTCATCGGTGCTGGCTGGATTGGTTTGGAGACTGCCGCTGCGGCGAGGGCTGCCGGGCTTGATGTCACCATCCTCGAAGCCGCGTCGCTGCCCCTCGTGCGCATTCTTGGCGAACAAGTGGCTCAGGTCTTCGCAGATTTACACCGCAAGAATGGTGTTGACCTCCGTCTGGAAGTCAGTGTGGACGAGATCCTTGGTCGCCAGGGCCGAGTGACTGGTGTGCGTCTAGGTGATGGCAGTGAGATCTCCGCCGACATGGTCATCGTTGGCGTGGGCATCTTGCCGGACACTGCACTTGCTGAATCTGCTGGCCTTGACACCGACAATGGGATCCTCGTAGATGAGCACTTACGTACCAGCGACGCCGACATTTTTGCTGCAGGCGATGTTGCCAACGCGTTCAATCCACGTATTGGCTCGCATATTCGCGTGGAGCATTGGGCTAACGCTTTGAACATGCCGGCCGTGGCTGCGCTGGGAATGATGGGGCAAGAGGCCAGCTACGATCGGCTCCCGTATTTCTACAGCGATCAATACGACCTTGGGCTTGAATACGTCGGCTACACGGCGCCTGGCGAATTTGACGAAGTGGTGATCCGCGGCGATTTGGATAGCGGTGCCTTCATCGCCTTCTGGCTGCGCGAGGGTCGAATCCAGGCTGGCATGAACGTCAATATCTGGGATGTCGTTGATCCGATTCGCGAACTCATCCAACGGGGCACTCCCGTGGATTCCGCCGCGCTGAGTGACGAGCAGGTGGAACTGGACTCTCTGTAG
- a CDS encoding MarR family transcriptional regulator — protein sequence MIYRLQRSITDRYRLILADLGLTYPQYLVMLAMWESKRLSVSQLGDRLSLDSGTLSPLLKRLELAELIERKRSKLDERSVEISLTARGRALRKRALDVPSAIGECFAASADEYWVLRHQLSSLLERVETANAKDLAG from the coding sequence ATGATCTATCGATTGCAGCGCAGCATCACTGATCGGTATCGCCTGATCCTTGCGGATCTAGGTCTTACCTATCCGCAGTATTTGGTGATGCTTGCAATGTGGGAGTCCAAGCGACTCTCGGTCAGCCAGTTGGGAGATCGTCTTAGCCTGGATAGTGGCACTCTGTCGCCCTTGCTCAAGAGACTTGAGTTGGCCGAGTTAATTGAACGCAAGCGCTCGAAGCTTGATGAACGCTCAGTCGAGATCTCGCTGACGGCCCGTGGACGGGCCTTGCGCAAACGCGCACTCGACGTTCCATCAGCGATCGGCGAGTGCTTTGCCGCAAGTGCGGATGAGTACTGGGTACTGCGGCATCAGCTGTCTTCGCTTCTTGAACGGGTGGAGACTGCCAACGCAAAAGATCTGGCCGGCTAG
- a CDS encoding glutathione peroxidase, whose amino-acid sequence MLELSFTNNHGAVVPLSDFAGRPMLIVNTASKCGLTPQLEGIQKLYDDFSGQGLVVIGFPCDQFAHQEPGDDAQIEEFCLINYGVSFPLSTKIDVNGKNTHPVFTFLKAHSSGLLGSTIKWNFTKFLVSPDGAAIKRFAPKTTPDQIRADIESLLPESLS is encoded by the coding sequence TTGCTGGAGCTGTCCTTTACGAACAACCACGGGGCAGTTGTGCCACTTTCGGACTTTGCCGGTCGACCGATGCTGATCGTCAACACGGCGAGCAAATGCGGGCTAACCCCGCAGCTGGAAGGCATCCAGAAGTTGTATGACGACTTCTCGGGTCAAGGACTCGTCGTCATCGGATTTCCGTGCGATCAGTTCGCGCATCAAGAGCCCGGTGATGATGCGCAAATTGAAGAATTCTGCCTTATCAATTACGGCGTCAGTTTTCCGCTGTCGACAAAGATTGATGTCAATGGCAAGAACACGCACCCGGTGTTCACCTTCCTCAAGGCGCATTCGTCCGGCCTGCTGGGCTCCACGATCAAGTGGAATTTCACGAAATTCCTGGTCTCACCCGACGGCGCCGCCATCAAGCGCTTTGCGCCCAAGACGACTCCTGACCAAATTCGCGCAGATATTGAATCGTTGCTGCCAGAATCGTTGTCGTGA
- a CDS encoding fructose bisphosphate aldolase — MNQAQFEKMKTGKGFIAALDQSGGSTPKALLLYGLDSSAYSNDTEMYDCIHQMRSRIIASPAFNGDRILGAILFEMTMDRQIDGRGTAEYLWNDKQVVPFLKVDKGLADAADGVQLMKAIPDLDPLLERAVVHGVFGTKTRSVIKLANDSGIEAIVTQQFEVGAQILRAGLIPIIEPEIDIHSTEKSAAEDKLLGALTQALDALSADQFVMLKLTLPDEDGFYTSLVNHPRVLRLVALSGGYSREEADTRLSNNHGVIASFSRALTEGLSAQQSEAEFDSALDSAIASIYAASIT, encoded by the coding sequence GTGAACCAAGCTCAATTCGAGAAAATGAAGACGGGCAAGGGATTCATCGCGGCGCTTGATCAAAGCGGTGGCAGTACTCCTAAGGCACTATTGCTCTACGGGCTGGATTCCTCTGCATATTCCAATGACACTGAGATGTACGACTGCATCCATCAGATGCGCAGCCGCATCATCGCCAGTCCAGCGTTCAACGGCGATCGAATTCTTGGCGCGATCCTGTTTGAAATGACGATGGATCGACAGATCGACGGCCGAGGTACCGCTGAGTACCTATGGAACGACAAGCAGGTCGTGCCATTTCTCAAGGTCGACAAGGGTCTGGCGGACGCCGCCGATGGCGTGCAGTTGATGAAGGCCATACCCGATCTTGATCCCCTGCTCGAGCGCGCAGTGGTTCACGGAGTCTTTGGCACGAAGACGCGATCGGTGATCAAACTCGCCAACGACTCGGGCATCGAGGCGATCGTGACCCAGCAGTTCGAGGTCGGAGCACAGATCCTGCGCGCCGGGCTGATTCCGATCATCGAACCAGAGATCGACATTCACAGCACGGAAAAAAGTGCTGCCGAAGACAAACTTCTTGGTGCACTGACTCAAGCGTTGGATGCGCTTTCTGCAGATCAATTCGTCATGCTCAAGTTGACTCTTCCTGATGAGGATGGCTTCTACACCTCTCTGGTGAATCACCCACGTGTGCTGCGATTGGTGGCACTGTCCGGTGGTTACTCGCGTGAAGAGGCCGACACCCGCCTTTCGAACAACCATGGCGTTATAGCCAGTTTCTCGCGGGCATTGACTGAGGGACTTTCTGCCCAACAGAGCGAGGCCGAGTTCGACTCGGCCCTGGATTCTGCGATTGCCAGCATTTACGCGGCCTCGATCACTTAG